One genomic region from Terriglobales bacterium encodes:
- a CDS encoding YncE family protein, with translation MDKVKEVASLLSCTCRLNRPNSAAVVVILLLLVCLLTGCGDTFRPVALPILTPTPNPAETHTVVVVNNNAGASGTTNNLDVSGDSNVLNRQVGRNPVHAALRSDQSLAFVVNNVDDTVTTYSPRLITTDPSTVALATGSGPVFVLTAGTGAYVANAGNNTVAALSSLGLTQAATAVVPVGNNPVALAITPDGKKVYCLNKDSGTVTVINTSDNSIQTTITVGSSPVWAVMSPTPLLFVLNQGSGTVSVIDPNVDTVIGTLNVGSGATEVIYDPRLTRLYVANFASNTVSVFNAGTTIPTLITTLNTDAGPRAVTALSDGTRFYVANSIAGTVSVFDAISLAFRKTIPVGTTPYWIDSSPDSTKVFTPNRDSNNISVIRTTDDTVAATVPSASPSPVFLVVQ, from the coding sequence ATGGACAAAGTCAAAGAAGTGGCCTCCTTGCTTTCTTGCACCTGCAGACTTAACCGGCCGAATTCGGCGGCGGTGGTGGTGATTCTGTTATTGCTGGTGTGTCTCTTAACCGGGTGTGGGGATACTTTCCGCCCAGTTGCGCTGCCAATCCTGACGCCAACTCCTAACCCAGCGGAAACTCATACGGTAGTGGTGGTAAACAACAATGCAGGCGCATCTGGGACTACGAACAATCTGGATGTCTCAGGCGATAGCAACGTGTTGAACCGTCAGGTAGGAAGGAATCCTGTACACGCTGCCCTGCGTTCGGATCAATCCTTAGCGTTTGTAGTCAATAATGTGGACGATACGGTTACAACCTATTCTCCGCGCTTAATAACCACTGATCCTTCAACGGTGGCACTGGCGACAGGTTCGGGACCGGTGTTTGTGTTGACTGCCGGAACTGGCGCCTACGTGGCCAACGCGGGCAACAACACAGTGGCAGCTCTCAGTTCACTCGGGCTCACTCAAGCGGCCACCGCGGTGGTTCCTGTGGGAAATAATCCGGTGGCGCTAGCCATCACGCCTGATGGTAAGAAAGTTTACTGCCTCAACAAGGATAGCGGCACAGTTACTGTCATAAATACCTCTGACAACTCCATACAAACGACGATCACGGTAGGTTCTTCGCCAGTTTGGGCTGTCATGTCTCCGACCCCGCTGTTGTTCGTACTGAACCAGGGAAGCGGGACCGTTTCGGTGATCGATCCCAACGTAGATACTGTGATTGGCACACTCAATGTTGGCAGCGGAGCAACCGAGGTGATTTACGATCCGCGCTTAACCCGCCTCTATGTAGCTAATTTTGCTTCCAATACTGTGAGCGTCTTTAATGCGGGAACTACAATTCCCACCCTGATTACTACCTTGAATACCGATGCAGGTCCGCGTGCTGTGACAGCCCTGTCTGATGGCACTCGCTTCTACGTTGCCAACTCCATTGCCGGCACAGTTTCCGTATTCGACGCCATCAGCCTGGCGTTTCGAAAGACGATCCCCGTGGGAACCACGCCCTACTGGATCGATTCCTCCCCTGACAGCACCAAGGTGTTCACGCCCAACCGCGATTCCAACAACATCTCGGTCATTCGCACCACCGATGACACGGTCGCGGCCACCGTTCCCTCTGCTTCGCCGAGCCCAGTTTTCCTGGTCGTGCAGTAG
- a CDS encoding YncE family protein: MPRSQAQGTSAGKYQVIHKYVLGGDGGWDYLTLDAGARRLYIARATRVMVVDPDSGKLLGEIADTPGVHGIALVPELRERFSDVVDRRGKGFISCGRANNVAIFDMKTLATTAHAKTGDGPDAITYDPASGRIFAFNGRSQDATAIDANSGNPVGTISLGGKPEFAVADGTGRVYVNIESTSEIAVLDARKLTVLNRWPLKPCEEPTGLAIDVKTHRLFSGCSNKLMAIVDAESGKLISTLPIGAGVDATGFDPGNQIAFSSNGDGTLTLIHQDSPDRYSVLENVETARGARTSAFDPQTHNIYLVTAQFGPTSAPSAEQPRPRASIMPDSFTLLVVGRR; this comes from the coding sequence GTGCCGAGAAGTCAAGCGCAGGGCACATCAGCTGGAAAATATCAGGTAATTCACAAATATGTTCTCGGCGGCGACGGCGGCTGGGATTATCTGACCTTGGATGCTGGCGCCCGCAGACTCTACATCGCGCGTGCGACTCGAGTGATGGTCGTCGATCCCGACAGTGGGAAGCTGTTGGGCGAAATTGCGGACACACCCGGAGTGCATGGAATCGCTTTGGTTCCAGAACTGAGGGAGCGGTTTTCTGATGTGGTTGATCGCAGAGGAAAAGGGTTCATCTCCTGCGGTCGCGCCAATAATGTCGCCATCTTCGATATGAAAACGCTTGCCACCACAGCTCACGCCAAGACCGGGGATGGTCCCGACGCCATTACTTATGATCCAGCGTCCGGTCGTATATTCGCCTTCAACGGACGCAGCCAGGATGCAACCGCCATTGATGCCAACTCCGGCAATCCCGTCGGGACCATCAGCCTCGGTGGCAAACCCGAATTCGCGGTGGCCGATGGTACTGGTCGTGTATATGTGAACATTGAAAGCACGAGCGAAATTGCAGTTCTGGACGCGCGCAAGCTGACGGTGCTAAATCGCTGGCCGCTGAAACCCTGTGAGGAGCCTACGGGCCTGGCGATCGACGTGAAGACTCATCGGCTATTTTCCGGTTGCAGCAACAAACTCATGGCGATCGTCGATGCAGAGTCCGGCAAGTTGATCAGCACCCTGCCCATCGGTGCCGGCGTCGATGCCACCGGATTCGATCCCGGCAACCAGATCGCATTCAGCTCTAATGGCGATGGCACTCTGACTCTGATTCATCAGGATTCTCCCGATAGATATAGTGTGCTGGAGAACGTTGAAACCGCGCGCGGAGCCCGCACCTCAGCCTTTGATCCCCAGACACATAACATTTATCTGGTTACGGCGCAGTTCGGACCCACATCCGCGCCTAGCGCTGAGCAGCCCCGTCCGCGTGCGAGCATTATGCCGGATTCGTTCACGCTTCTGGTGGTAGGAAGAAGATGA
- a CDS encoding CoA-binding protein, with translation MPGSDPIAELLRRAKIIAVVGLSNSPLRESHGVAAYMQTQGYRIIPVNPNVDHVLGERSYSSLLQVPEKIDIVNVFRRSQFVPEVVEHAIQLKIPAIWMQEGVVHEAAAEKARQAGILVVMDHCILKEHRRRFS, from the coding sequence GTGCCCGGGTCCGATCCCATTGCTGAGCTGCTGAGGCGTGCCAAAATCATTGCCGTGGTTGGGCTCTCCAATAGCCCGCTTCGCGAGAGCCACGGCGTGGCCGCCTACATGCAGACGCAGGGTTATCGCATTATTCCTGTGAATCCCAACGTCGATCATGTTCTGGGGGAAAGATCCTACTCCTCATTGCTGCAGGTGCCGGAGAAGATCGATATTGTAAACGTCTTTCGGCGCTCTCAGTTCGTGCCCGAGGTTGTAGAACACGCCATTCAGTTGAAGATCCCGGCGATCTGGATGCAGGAAGGCGTTGTCCACGAGGCAGCCGCCGAAAAAGCTCGCCAGGCTGGCATTTTAGTAGTGATGGACCATTGCATTCTCAAGGAGCATCGTCGCCGGTTCTCCTAG
- a CDS encoding VOC family protein, with product MLNAMKIMTFVPTRNPEAARSFYEKTLGLRFLSDDKFALIFDANGIILRLSRVPEFKPDPFTILGWEVLDIQTAVAELQTKGVQFEKYGFPGQDEHGIWTAPGGTRVAWFKDPDGNVLSLTQFV from the coding sequence ATGTTGAATGCGATGAAGATTATGACTTTCGTTCCCACCCGCAACCCTGAGGCCGCACGCTCCTTCTACGAAAAGACACTGGGCCTTCGTTTCCTCAGTGATGACAAATTTGCTCTGATCTTTGATGCCAACGGGATCATACTGCGGTTGAGCCGGGTGCCGGAATTCAAGCCGGATCCCTTCACGATCCTGGGATGGGAGGTTCTCGACATTCAGACCGCGGTCGCCGAGCTGCAGACGAAGGGGGTCCAATTTGAAAAATACGGGTTTCCGGGCCAGGATGAGCACGGAATCTGGACGGCGCCCGGCGGTACCAGGGTTGCGTGGTTCAAGGATCCCGATGGCAATGTATTGTCATTGACACAATTCGTTTAA
- a CDS encoding HD domain-containing protein, whose amino-acid sequence MSNELVAASSNPTFTRRFEDALSYAAELHRNQKRKGNANIPYVGHLLGVASLVIEAGGDEDMAIAALLHDAVEDQGGKPRLEEIRQKFGARVAHIVDGCTDSDQSPKPPWLERKRQYIEHVRKLADSDVCFVSAADKLHNARTILSDFRRLGDSVWERFSGKKKGTLWYYRTIVEAFREAQSRKGSNHRLEAGYGRILDELEGVVAKLEQLSGTLGELACRG is encoded by the coding sequence ATGAGCAATGAATTAGTGGCAGCATCATCGAATCCAACATTTACCCGACGTTTCGAAGACGCGCTTTCCTATGCTGCCGAGCTGCATCGCAACCAGAAGCGTAAGGGCAACGCCAACATTCCTTACGTGGGGCACCTGCTGGGGGTGGCGTCGCTGGTTATAGAGGCAGGCGGCGACGAGGATATGGCCATTGCCGCCCTGCTTCACGACGCGGTAGAGGATCAAGGCGGAAAGCCCAGACTGGAGGAGATCCGACAGAAGTTCGGTGCGCGGGTGGCCCACATCGTGGACGGCTGCACGGATAGCGATCAGTCACCTAAACCGCCCTGGTTGGAGCGCAAGCGCCAATACATCGAGCACGTCCGCAAGCTGGCGGACAGCGACGTCTGCTTTGTTTCCGCCGCTGACAAGTTGCATAATGCGCGCACGATATTGTCCGACTTCCGCCGCCTGGGCGACAGCGTCTGGGAACGCTTCAGCGGCAAGAAGAAAGGCACACTCTGGTACTATCGGACGATCGTGGAGGCATTTCGCGAAGCGCAGAGCCGTAAAGGTTCAAATCACCGATTGGAAGCGGGATATGGCCGCATCCTTGACGAACTGGAAGGCGTAGTCGCAAAGCTGGAGCAGCTTTCTGGCACGCTGGGAGAATTGGCTTGTCGCGGTTGA
- the prfB gene encoding peptide chain release factor 2 (programmed frameshift): protein MVEELEQEYTLLREKVRDLREYLDPTQAHRQLSELEKQIADPAIWSNPQKSQSLMRERKRLTDIVSTEAELARRDGEISTYFELAHEGEQVDEDLKREIDALRTLVDRLETETLLSGPNDALNAIVTIHPGAGGTESQDWADMLLRMYLRWAERQGFEAVVNDYQPGEEAGLKSATFTISGEYAYGLLSSEIGVHRLVRISPFDQAKRRHTSFASVFVSPEIDESVEVVIKPEDLRVDTYRSGGRGGQHVNTTDSAVRITHLPTGIVVSCQNERSQHKNRDRAMSILRSKLYEYEMEKKRAESKKIEESKLDIDFGSQIRSYVLAPYRLVKDHRTKVEIGDVDRVLDGDLQPFIRAYLLMRRGEGQAGVSAPA from the exons ATGGTAGAGGAACTGGAACAGGAATATACCCTCCTTCGGGAGAAAGTGCGCGATCTGCGGGAGTATCTT GACCCGACCCAAGCCCACCGCCAGCTAAGCGAACTCGAAAAACAGATTGCCGATCCGGCGATCTGGTCCAATCCCCAGAAATCGCAGAGTCTGATGCGCGAACGGAAGCGCCTCACAGACATTGTCTCGACTGAGGCAGAATTAGCGCGCCGCGATGGAGAAATCAGCACATATTTTGAGCTCGCGCACGAAGGCGAGCAGGTTGACGAAGATCTCAAGCGAGAGATCGACGCCCTGCGAACGCTAGTGGATCGGCTGGAGACCGAAACGCTGCTTTCCGGTCCTAACGACGCTCTGAACGCAATCGTGACCATTCACCCAGGGGCCGGCGGCACAGAGTCGCAGGACTGGGCCGACATGCTGCTGCGCATGTATCTGCGCTGGGCTGAGCGACAGGGATTCGAAGCGGTCGTGAATGATTATCAGCCCGGCGAAGAGGCGGGGCTTAAATCAGCCACCTTCACCATCTCGGGCGAGTATGCCTACGGGCTTCTGAGCAGCGAGATTGGCGTGCATCGCCTAGTGCGAATTTCGCCATTCGATCAGGCCAAGCGGCGCCACACTTCATTTGCCAGCGTGTTCGTCTCCCCTGAAATCGACGAAAGCGTGGAAGTTGTGATTAAGCCGGAGGATTTGCGGGTAGATACTTATCGTTCGGGAGGCCGCGGCGGACAGCACGTAAACACCACGGATTCCGCTGTGCGCATCACCCATCTGCCCACGGGCATAGTGGTAAGTTGCCAGAACGAGCGCTCACAACACAAAAATCGCGATCGCGCGATGAGCATCTTGCGCTCGAAACTCTATGAATATGAGATGGAGAAGAAGCGGGCGGAAAGCAAGAAGATCGAGGAGTCCAAACTAGACATAGACTTTGGTTCCCAGATTCGCTCCTATGTCCTTGCTCCCTACCGGCTGGTGAAGGATCATCGCACCAAGGTGGAGATAGGTGACGTGGATCGCGTGCTGGACGGCGACTTGCAGCCATTCATTCGTGCTTATCTCCTGATGCGGCGGGGTGAGGGTCAGGCCGGGGTGTCAGCCCCTGCCTAG